One window of the Microplitis demolitor isolate Queensland-Clemson2020A chromosome 10, iyMicDemo2.1a, whole genome shotgun sequence genome contains the following:
- the LOC103572930 gene encoding autophagy protein 5, producing MADDREVLKEIWKGKIPVCFQLNGEEVCELTAPDPFYLMVPRLSYFPLCTDKVRKHFIKYIQEDKQDNEMWLEFNGTPLKWHFPIGVLLDIYCNDIDLPWNIVVHFDKFPENVIMHCSNKEVVEAYFLSCIKEADVLKHRGTVVSSMQKKDHNQLWLGLLNDKFEQFWAVNHRLMETSNEEGFKFIPFRCYTSEEKYIQKLVKPVNEEGARKTLRHLLDEVFSEDKNSQKSVRTHGITPPLDTPLQWLSEHMSYPDNFLHLCLIT from the exons atggcggaTGATCGTGAagtattaaaagaaatttggAAGGGAAAAATTCCTGTTTGTTTTCAATTGAATGGAGAAGAAGTTTGCGAACTAACGGCACCAGatccattttatttaatggtcCCTAGATTAAGTTATTTTCCTCTCTGTACTGACaag gttaggaaacattttataaaatatatacaggaAGATAAACAAGATAATGAAATGTGGCTCGAATTTAATGGAACTCCATTAAAATGGCACTTTCCTATCGGAGTTCTGTTGgatatttattgtaatgacATCGATCTGCCCTGGAATATTGTCGtacattttgataaatttcccGAGAATGTTATAATGCATTGCTCTAACAA agAAGTAGTCGAGGCGTATTTTTTATCCTGCATAAAAGAGGCCGATGTCCTGAAGCACCGAGGGACCGTAGTGTCCTCGATGCAAAAAAAGGACCACAACCAGCTGTGGCTGGGCCTCCTCAACGACAAGTTTGAGCAATTCTGGGCCGTGAACCACCGGCTGATGGAAACCTCCAACGAAGAAGGCTTCAAGTTCATTCCCTTCCGCTGCTACACCTCCGAGGAGAAGTACATCCAGAAGCTTGTCAAGCCCGTGAACGAAGAGGGCGCCCGCAAGACCCTCAGACATCTTCTGGACGAAGTTTTCTCCGAGGACAAAAACTCACAGAAATCTGTTCGCACTCACGGTATTACTCCCCCTCTCGACACTCCCCTTCAGTGGCTATCCGAGCATATGAGTTACCCGGATAATTTTCTACACCTCTGTCTCATTACCTAG
- the LOC128668734 gene encoding uncharacterized protein LOC128668734, protein MAHGIEVLSDKIDVNCVNKSLKNSTMIQHKKTAVTGSRRIFSAPFKIQVLDSYRNDKDCIGNQRATARKYGIHRRQIQKWLQCEKDLRNSCANSAVGSSGPGLGPVSGLGSVIGLGPGPGLGPGPGPVNCGNGSSVNGNSTPTAGTVGIMNGPALNLSVRLHGDVPPTSPSYSPLIINYDKHEDHNLNHKYYGYDNYRHDPIYGVSYYSKNIEKNEPLSPDSTRIDNGLDTKVVSGSINGSESNFNLIGSKSDSNKIESDLNFNVIGGKSNYNVTKMNSITNGIPLESNTTCESNYNGNVVNSNVNEIRSESNYNRIELTSNKLDDSNGSKSNYVIGSELNDVKSESDFNESIPKSIGSGSDRNELESNVNGTEFELNNSKIGSIEDSTSESRSSLASSGSDSEDPLDYSLEIPTRDIGRRRSFPLKFKLEVLDGFYQDPLVAGNQRATARKYGINRRQVQKWLGQESELREEIQLRRGELRQRLGASEVTNSPVDLRTGEIEYEYPDRYGFACCYYTEYPSVCCRQDEQESPLCLVKPKGTNLPKPKKDYISFKPYLDNPVVKPDDEQNDNDKHNGIYNLYEPPIRKTHPDFSVELSFQTPRWGYSYDIPEMPSAFVHYRANFI, encoded by the coding sequence ATGGCGCATGGTATTGAAGTGCTAAGTGATAAAATAGATGTTAATTGTGTTAACAAAAGTCTGAAAAATTCGACAATGATACAGCATAAAAAAACGGCTGTGACGGGAAGCAGGCGAATATTTTCAGCACCGTTTAAAATTCAAGTATTGGACTCATATCGTAATGATAAAGACTGTATTGGAAATCAGCGTGCTACTGCTAGAAAGTATGGGATTCATCGTCGACAAATACAAAAATGGTTACAGTGCGAAAAAGATTTACGCAATAGTTGTGCTAATAGTGCTGTGGGTAGTTCAGGTCCAGGTCTAGGTCCAGTTTCAGGTCTTGGTTCAGTTATAGGACTAGGACCAGGACCAGGACTAGGACCAGGACCAGGACCAGTTAATTGTGGCAATGGAAGTTCTGTTAATGGGAATAGCACACCAACAGCAGGTACGGTGGGAATAATGAATGGCCCGGCCTTGAACCTCAGCGTCAGACTGCATGGCGACGTTCCTCCCACCTCACCAAGCTATTCTccattgattataaattacgATAAGCACGAGGACCATAATCTCAACCATAAATATTATGGCTATGATAATTATCGGCATGATCCGATCTATGGGGTAAgttattacagtaaaaatattgaaaaaaatgaacctTTAAGCCCGGATTCCACGAGAATAGACAATGGACTTGATACTAAAGTAGTATCTGGATCTATTAACGGATCGGAATCTAATTTTAATCTGATTGGATCTAAATctgatagtaataaaatagaatcagatttaaattttaatgtaatcgGAGGTAAATCTAATTACAATGTTACAAAAATGAATTCTATTACTAATGGAATTCCATTGGAGTCTAATACTACATGCGAATCTAATTATAATGGCAATGTTGTTAATTCTAATGTTAATGAAATTAGATCTGAATCTAATTACAATAGAATAGAATTGACATCTAATAAATTAGATGATTCCAATGGATCTAAATCTAATTATGTAATTGGATCTGAATTGAATGATGTGAAATCTGAATCAGATTTTAATGAATCGATACCTAAATCAATTGGATCTGGATCTGATAGAAATGAATTAGAATCTAACGTCAATGGAActgaatttgaattgaataacaGCAAAATAGGATCCATTGAAGATTCAACAAGTGAATCAAGATCATCATTAGCGAGTTCTGGATCCGATAGTGAAGATCCATTAGACTATTCGCTAGAAATTCCAACCCGTGACATCGGAAGACGGCGATCATTTCCTCTAAAGTTCAAATTAGAAGTTCTCGATGGATTCTATCAAGATCCGCTGGTTGCTGGCAACCAGAGAGCGACTGCACGTAAGTATGGAATAAACCGACGACAGGTACAGAAATGGCTTGGCCAGGAATCGGAGCTTAGAGAAGAGATTCAATTAAGAAGAGGAGAATTACGGCAGAGATTGGGCGCCAGTGAGGTGACCAACTCGCCCGTGGATCTCAGGACTGGAGAAATCGAGTACGAGTATCCGGATAGATACGGATTCGCCTGCTGCTATTACACAGAATACCCGTCGGTTTGCTGCAGGCAAGACGAACAAGAGAGCCCTCTTTGTCTGGTGAAGCCCAAGGGGACCAACCTGCCCAAGCCTAAAAAGgattatatttcttttaagcCTTATCTGGACAATCCCGTTGTCAAGCCCGACGACGAACagaatgataatgataaacacAACGGGATCTACAACCTCTACGAGCCACCCATCAGGAAGACGCATCCAGATTTCTCCGTGGAATTGAGCTTTCAGACTCCAAGATGGGGGTATTCTTACGATATCCCCGAGATGCCGAGTGCCTTCGTTCATTATCGCGctaatttcatttga